One segment of Fibrobacter sp. UWB10 DNA contains the following:
- the mnmA gene encoding tRNA 2-thiouridine(34) synthase MnmA: MARVAVGMSGGVDSSVAALLLLEQGYDVFGVTLRVLPPLANNGANPYDSEKDESVLRARAVAKRLGIEHYVAVCDDAFTDRVLKRCHEDFAWARTPNPCCYCNRYIKFGWMLDFVLEHGADFLSTGHYVNVKEVGGVRRLFKGRDAAKDQSYFLFGVPDSAMARVMTPLGGMEKPEVRAMAAKHGFENASASDSQDICFDIYGDDYTAFLQEQFGPMTRPGNFVTADGKIWNSHEGYHRYTVGQRKGLGVALGVPAFVQSVNPETGDILVTADKSAVSASDVRIQNCEWHGVNPATGVAYAAGDTFECEGMVRYRQRPTRCMVKILEDGCALASFEQPQFAVTPGQCAVFYDGDMVVGGGWIVR, encoded by the coding sequence GTGGCTAGAGTCGCTGTCGGCATGAGCGGGGGAGTGGATTCGTCGGTGGCGGCACTCCTGCTCTTGGAGCAGGGCTACGACGTTTTCGGCGTGACGCTTCGCGTGTTGCCGCCGCTTGCGAATAATGGTGCGAATCCCTATGATTCCGAAAAAGACGAAAGCGTTTTGCGCGCCCGCGCGGTCGCGAAGCGCTTGGGTATAGAGCATTATGTGGCGGTGTGTGACGATGCTTTCACGGACCGAGTGCTGAAACGCTGTCACGAGGACTTTGCGTGGGCGCGTACCCCGAATCCTTGCTGTTATTGCAATCGCTACATCAAGTTCGGCTGGATGCTTGACTTTGTGCTAGAGCACGGCGCAGACTTCCTTTCGACGGGGCATTATGTGAACGTGAAGGAGGTCGGTGGCGTGCGCAGGCTTTTTAAGGGCCGCGATGCCGCAAAAGACCAGAGCTATTTTTTGTTCGGGGTGCCCGATTCCGCCATGGCGCGGGTGATGACTCCGCTGGGTGGCATGGAAAAGCCCGAAGTTCGCGCGATGGCGGCAAAGCATGGCTTTGAAAACGCGAGCGCAAGCGATAGCCAGGATATTTGTTTTGATATTTACGGCGATGATTATACCGCCTTCTTGCAAGAGCAATTTGGCCCGATGACACGCCCAGGAAACTTCGTGACCGCCGACGGTAAGATTTGGAATAGTCACGAAGGTTACCACCGTTACACGGTGGGGCAACGCAAGGGACTTGGCGTTGCGCTGGGCGTTCCCGCATTCGTGCAAAGCGTGAATCCGGAAACAGGCGATATTCTGGTGACCGCCGACAAGTCGGCCGTCTCGGCAAGCGATGTGCGCATCCAGAATTGCGAATGGCATGGCGTAAACCCGGCTACAGGCGTGGCCTATGCCGCGGGCGATACGTTTGAATGCGAGGGCATGGTGCGTTACCGCCAGCGTCCGACCCGTTGCATGGTCAAGATTCTAGAAGACGGCTGCGCACTCGCCAGCTTTGAACAGCCCCAGTTTGCAGTCACTCCTGGCCAGTGCGCCGTGTTTTACGACGGCGATATGGTTGTTGGCGGCGGCTGGATTGTGCGCTAG
- the sprA gene encoding cell surface protein SprA has translation MFFEGLKRLWPVATVALAVGIAWSQSDSVSVVSASDAESAPDPAETEWQPTYQYISLPPSVTPLNGLLPFGGIGSSPTLMSTSKGQVFSHDIDVSTREMDVSEKRVNSVSRDTTTLWTAHYPELADYVSDMYSIGQKSLWLNDLVGKANDGYETPETGSVFDITIPVTMPAWMRDFGLDKPKLMLQGTMDIRLKGYGEKDDAEGSTNTSLWPSPTLNYTPNFMVKGKIGPYITVEINNVEEGLGARNQVRVVYEESYKDEFEDYILQRVEAGTTNLALTGTELTGYSENHQGLFGIKADWKLGDWRLTTIASQDGGDQEEYSLKANETTSEFQVLDKQFVAYRYYFLSQKVRKDYVDAKVDNNLKWSYRAEGLKLYKRAATSSTKTTGVFDNVKAWYVTENGKTIIKDIDRLVEIPKEEFDYDMKTGVVKINGVSRNTLIAASWDGDGTGRKGNTIKNGSSVVLIQWDATLSELTDIDKLMLRNVYSIGISDASSSNFVLRMKNKSGISGDYLKKLGLVDSTTGTPLVNDATIFKKDASGNYTGEMWLPCKLPEDPVYKDKKNPRDLAKQNCLEPLRNLDTTAAMAQLYTLPVYNLSRYTNRFYFESVGKRRSSTLSVRDPSSSYSVSGSSCMDISPGTEKVTAGSTTLIRGTDYEVNYELGQIELLSERALDPNKEIKVTYECEPLFEIDNKLLLGARAELPLDLYGLGAGSVFGITALYKSQSTTAKTPTLGNEPYSSVLWGMNLRLQDTVPALTELVNFIPGINTTAQSSWRFEAEFAASRHNANTSDEQSALVEDFEATASGLTYPLTRLSWYQASPPGGVESNALTYIRSLDYQHQGEFIWHSNNTELYKNIYPSVGNSDVDNQHLTVLKMTLRANDNLAGNSWGGIMRPNSSYYQDLSDMKYIEVVARGNVGSIYLDLGLVSEDLSINGEAPNGLYNGENDLGTTTALHDKGLDNRSGTEEERIEWICQGENCKIKKHHSTLNTDGSTTDIARDNYDDDLENESDPSININGTENNSGERAYDTEDINKNGSLDKDISFVRYRIDLSDTTAQLEKLKNGWRKWRIYLDQYDTIVSQTSSDYKAILSEAQYSRLWLGKLNNGVAEAKVQIVNLAVVGNAWEEKTVADLYKTSSTEHSQVVEVNGVEMNVSENVATRDNTYISVSTINNRENSNKYHKSPNTRTERDSDSNAPLKETALVLEYHDMSPGQEVGVTRIFETDVKDFSSYRSLKMEIHYLDSSKAETVPIRFAIQFGEGSLEGSNDYYEWSFRPVSFTRKDGERLQDSHERNWLDNAFAMDLADFTDLKRGRRPPYLNAVEKDLGGEREEKLRLVGNPSITSIDWMRFVIIADSSASAEDLKGAFWLDDLRLSDMDTEWGYAARTSGQVNFADFISISGAVRYQDGNFATLSTSNGSPKPKASAAASQLDVAGDFTMNLNKFLNDSSGFHIPLSLGYHSSTKRPYMKPTDDMILNRSSFVDMTGDMFENKLEVNSDKEEQRLRDDAESKGFQSYTREKSFGISYRKDYHARETKLGEVMSQIFLDRPALSYSYNESEGRSTTSSDSTYSYHTVLEYKLGTFSMFKFRPLEGLSKFEWLKPLSKAEFEPWPQTFDLTIFDLNYVRYVNQSRDPDFVEPQVDKIVTYTTELSHKLNMRWNIFSFLTTSYSLNIKRDMYGGGDREAFVKKNFFTSRDGGLFASDYIFDYDHTDRRVYISGDSVVAIPRDTIPKIAENGDTLAIDMQNPNSYEIRYDTTTFYKVDSVGSKTYGKSFGILRNERSRSQQFKIGFNPRLIPFLPFSTNFSSDFNQQKTIPDDFDFMDETSIEKNYWTISQTNRFEFAPSLKVLDLARAFGKENPVATAFDKIKWREVRFNWTATTNTVGENFTLAQLYEDQGVTPLQYYLYGLGLGNGYRNRGFFNIVTGDMGLDDRDDYERFGQYRNRHVDTLVYQGNFRHSVSRQFQVGTGITLPIWDIGVTGDLQWKQDFAQAREYPMYIDTTTLWPKIGVGVTVPNFAQRISFLNGFRSVSTFHRFDYSYTTTVHPFQSAEDSWAHSINFNPLVRITFLLQNSMRIENSVRMKIESTDRRPKEEVISIPSWPDSTGSIRDTTEYFWEIPWIHTSLYNDFMFNIGDDFTISYPLKIDKAVKFFKWFFKFKNSVDLKLTAGYDYKKTIRKEYDPVEGYDKWNKESGTDGVFKQWSFDDVLFADRPTEVYSPKLELVDRTVPSRTHEWFIRPSAGYQFNKIASMSSYIEYRQIHEKLDDETPHLRQILQFEIALMLRFD, from the coding sequence GTGTTTTTTGAAGGTCTAAAACGCTTGTGGCCGGTGGCGACTGTCGCCCTTGCCGTAGGAATCGCCTGGTCCCAGAGCGATTCTGTTTCGGTTGTATCTGCAAGCGATGCTGAATCTGCACCTGATCCGGCAGAGACGGAATGGCAGCCGACTTACCAGTACATATCGCTCCCGCCGTCTGTAACACCTTTGAACGGGCTTTTGCCGTTCGGGGGTATTGGGTCTTCGCCTACGCTCATGAGTACGAGCAAGGGGCAGGTCTTTAGCCACGACATCGATGTTTCGACCCGTGAAATGGATGTGAGCGAAAAACGCGTGAACTCCGTTTCGCGCGATACCACTACATTGTGGACGGCGCATTATCCCGAACTTGCGGACTACGTGTCTGACATGTACAGCATTGGGCAAAAGAGTCTATGGCTGAACGATTTGGTCGGTAAGGCGAACGACGGTTACGAGACTCCCGAGACCGGTTCGGTGTTCGATATTACAATCCCGGTGACAATGCCAGCATGGATGCGTGACTTTGGCTTGGACAAGCCGAAGCTGATGCTCCAGGGGACCATGGACATTCGCTTGAAGGGTTACGGTGAAAAGGACGATGCCGAGGGTAGCACGAACACGAGCCTGTGGCCGAGCCCGACACTGAACTACACGCCGAACTTCATGGTGAAGGGTAAAATCGGTCCTTATATCACGGTTGAAATTAACAACGTTGAAGAAGGCCTTGGAGCCCGCAACCAGGTGCGTGTGGTTTACGAAGAATCTTACAAGGACGAATTCGAAGACTACATTCTGCAACGTGTGGAAGCCGGTACCACGAACCTCGCTTTGACGGGTACGGAACTTACGGGTTATTCCGAGAACCACCAGGGTCTGTTCGGTATCAAGGCTGACTGGAAGTTGGGCGACTGGCGACTCACGACGATTGCCTCGCAAGATGGTGGCGACCAGGAAGAATACAGCCTGAAGGCGAACGAGACTACCTCGGAATTTCAGGTCTTGGATAAGCAGTTTGTTGCTTACCGCTATTACTTCTTGAGTCAAAAAGTCAGGAAGGATTATGTTGATGCAAAGGTTGATAATAACTTAAAATGGAGTTACCGAGCTGAAGGACTTAAGCTCTATAAGCGTGCTGCAACTAGCTCGACTAAGACGACTGGTGTGTTTGACAATGTGAAAGCTTGGTATGTCACAGAAAATGGAAAGACTATCATAAAGGATATTGATCGCCTAGTTGAAATTCCGAAAGAGGAATTCGACTACGATATGAAGACGGGTGTGGTCAAGATTAATGGTGTATCTCGCAATACCTTGATTGCTGCTAGCTGGGATGGTGACGGTACGGGCCGTAAAGGGAATACCATCAAGAATGGTTCCAGTGTCGTGCTTATCCAGTGGGATGCTACGCTTTCGGAACTTACCGATATTGATAAGTTGATGTTGCGTAATGTGTATTCGATTGGCATTTCGGATGCAAGTTCTTCGAATTTTGTGTTGCGTATGAAAAACAAGTCGGGCATTTCTGGGGACTATCTCAAAAAGCTTGGCTTGGTTGATTCAACGACTGGCACGCCTTTAGTAAATGACGCAACAATTTTTAAGAAAGATGCTTCGGGTAACTATACCGGTGAAATGTGGCTCCCGTGTAAATTGCCAGAAGATCCTGTTTATAAAGACAAGAAGAACCCAAGAGATTTGGCCAAGCAGAACTGCTTGGAGCCGTTGCGTAACTTGGATACCACCGCAGCGATGGCTCAATTGTATACGTTGCCGGTCTATAACCTTTCCCGCTACACGAACCGTTTCTATTTCGAATCGGTGGGTAAGCGCCGTAGCTCGACGTTGAGTGTTCGTGATCCGAGCTCTAGCTATTCTGTGAGCGGTAGTTCCTGTATGGATATTTCGCCGGGTACTGAAAAGGTGACGGCGGGTTCTACAACCCTTATTCGCGGTACGGACTACGAAGTCAACTATGAACTTGGCCAGATTGAACTTTTGAGCGAACGCGCTCTTGACCCGAACAAGGAAATTAAGGTCACTTACGAATGCGAACCTCTGTTCGAAATTGACAACAAGCTTTTGCTGGGTGCTCGCGCTGAACTTCCGCTTGACTTGTATGGCTTGGGCGCAGGTTCTGTGTTCGGTATTACCGCTTTGTACAAGAGCCAGAGCACGACGGCAAAGACCCCGACTCTCGGTAACGAACCTTATTCTAGCGTGCTGTGGGGAATGAACCTCCGCTTGCAGGATACCGTGCCTGCTTTGACTGAATTGGTGAATTTTATTCCGGGTATCAACACGACAGCGCAGTCCAGCTGGCGTTTCGAGGCTGAATTTGCGGCTAGCCGCCATAATGCGAACACGAGCGATGAACAGTCTGCGTTGGTCGAAGATTTTGAAGCGACTGCTTCGGGCCTTACGTATCCGCTGACTAGACTTTCTTGGTACCAAGCATCGCCTCCGGGTGGTGTTGAATCGAATGCGTTGACTTATATTAGGAGCTTGGACTACCAGCACCAGGGCGAATTTATTTGGCACAGTAACAATACGGAACTGTACAAGAATATTTATCCGTCGGTGGGTAATTCCGATGTCGATAACCAGCACCTGACCGTTCTCAAGATGACCTTGCGTGCCAATGACAACTTGGCGGGTAATTCTTGGGGTGGTATTATGCGCCCGAACAGTAGCTACTACCAAGACTTGAGCGACATGAAATACATCGAAGTGGTGGCGCGCGGTAATGTGGGCTCCATTTATCTTGATCTCGGTTTGGTGAGTGAAGACCTTTCGATTAACGGTGAGGCCCCGAACGGTCTGTATAATGGTGAAAACGATTTGGGTACGACAACAGCCCTGCACGACAAGGGCTTGGATAACAGGAGCGGTACTGAAGAAGAACGCATAGAATGGATTTGCCAAGGCGAGAACTGTAAGATCAAAAAGCACCACAGCACTTTGAATACGGACGGTTCGACGACTGATATTGCCCGCGATAATTACGACGATGATTTGGAAAATGAAAGTGACCCGTCGATCAATATTAACGGAACCGAAAACAACTCGGGTGAACGTGCTTACGATACCGAAGATATTAACAAGAACGGTTCTTTGGATAAGGATATTAGCTTTGTCCGTTACCGCATTGACCTGTCCGATACGACGGCACAACTTGAAAAGCTGAAGAATGGCTGGCGCAAGTGGCGTATCTATTTGGACCAGTATGATACTATTGTTTCTCAGACGAGTAGCGATTACAAGGCGATTCTTTCGGAAGCGCAGTACAGTAGGCTCTGGTTGGGTAAACTGAACAACGGCGTGGCTGAAGCCAAGGTGCAGATTGTAAACCTGGCTGTGGTCGGTAACGCATGGGAAGAAAAGACTGTTGCTGATCTCTACAAGACTTCTTCGACGGAACATTCTCAGGTTGTCGAAGTGAATGGCGTCGAAATGAATGTGTCTGAAAATGTGGCCACGAGAGACAATACCTACATTAGCGTTTCGACCATTAATAATCGCGAAAATTCAAACAAGTATCATAAATCGCCGAATACTCGTACCGAACGCGATTCTGATTCGAATGCCCCGCTGAAAGAAACCGCTCTCGTTCTTGAATACCATGACATGAGCCCGGGACAAGAAGTGGGTGTCACACGTATTTTTGAAACCGACGTAAAGGATTTCTCTAGCTATCGTTCCTTGAAAATGGAAATCCATTATTTGGATAGTTCCAAGGCGGAAACGGTTCCGATTCGTTTTGCAATTCAGTTCGGTGAAGGTTCGCTTGAAGGTTCCAACGATTATTACGAATGGAGCTTCCGTCCGGTATCGTTTACCCGCAAAGATGGCGAACGCTTGCAAGATAGCCATGAACGTAACTGGCTTGATAACGCCTTTGCGATGGACTTGGCAGACTTTACAGACTTGAAGCGTGGTCGCCGTCCGCCTTACCTGAATGCCGTTGAAAAGGATTTGGGCGGTGAACGTGAAGAAAAGCTGCGCTTGGTGGGTAACCCCTCCATTACCAGCATTGACTGGATGCGCTTTGTGATTATTGCCGATTCTAGTGCTTCGGCCGAAGACCTTAAGGGTGCTTTCTGGCTAGATGACTTGCGCCTTTCGGATATGGATACCGAATGGGGCTATGCGGCACGTACAAGTGGCCAGGTAAATTTTGCTGACTTCATCTCGATTTCGGGTGCCGTTCGTTACCAGGATGGTAATTTTGCAACGCTATCGACTTCGAATGGATCTCCCAAGCCGAAGGCTTCTGCCGCGGCATCTCAGCTCGATGTGGCTGGCGACTTCACCATGAACTTGAACAAGTTCTTGAATGACAGTTCTGGATTCCATATTCCGCTGTCACTCGGCTATCATAGTTCTACCAAGCGCCCCTACATGAAGCCTACGGATGACATGATTCTGAATCGTAGCAGCTTTGTGGACATGACGGGCGACATGTTCGAAAACAAGCTCGAAGTGAATTCTGATAAGGAAGAACAACGCTTACGTGACGATGCAGAATCGAAGGGCTTCCAGTCTTATACTCGAGAAAAGTCCTTTGGCATTAGCTACCGTAAAGACTACCATGCTCGCGAAACCAAGCTTGGTGAAGTCATGTCTCAGATATTCCTTGACCGTCCGGCTTTGAGCTATTCCTATAATGAATCTGAAGGCCGTTCTACAACATCGTCTGACTCGACTTATTCTTACCACACGGTGCTCGAATATAAGTTGGGAACGTTCAGCATGTTCAAGTTCCGACCGCTCGAAGGTTTGTCGAAGTTTGAATGGTTGAAGCCGTTGTCGAAGGCTGAATTTGAACCCTGGCCGCAGACCTTTGACCTTACGATTTTCGATTTGAACTATGTCCGCTATGTGAACCAGAGCCGCGACCCGGATTTCGTGGAACCGCAGGTTGATAAGATTGTCACGTACACGACGGAACTTAGCCATAAGTTGAACATGCGCTGGAACATTTTCTCGTTCCTTACCACAAGCTATTCGTTGAATATCAAGCGTGATATGTATGGTGGTGGCGACCGCGAAGCGTTTGTGAAGAAGAACTTCTTTACCTCGCGTGATGGTGGTCTTTTTGCAAGCGACTATATCTTTGATTATGACCATACGGACCGCCGCGTGTATATATCTGGCGATAGCGTGGTGGCTATTCCGCGTGATACGATTCCGAAGATTGCTGAAAACGGAGACACGCTTGCCATTGACATGCAGAATCCGAATTCTTATGAAATTCGTTATGATACCACGACCTTCTACAAGGTGGATAGCGTGGGTAGCAAGACGTATGGTAAGTCTTTCGGTATCCTGCGTAACGAACGTTCTCGTTCTCAACAGTTCAAGATTGGCTTTAACCCGAGACTGATTCCGTTCTTGCCGTTCAGCACGAACTTTAGTTCTGACTTTAACCAGCAAAAGACTATTCCCGACGATTTCGACTTTATGGATGAAACGTCGATAGAGAAAAATTACTGGACCATTTCGCAAACGAACCGCTTTGAATTTGCTCCGTCTTTGAAGGTGCTTGATTTGGCTCGTGCTTTCGGTAAAGAAAACCCGGTGGCAACAGCGTTCGATAAAATCAAGTGGCGTGAAGTGCGCTTTAATTGGACGGCAACGACCAATACGGTGGGCGAAAACTTTACCTTGGCTCAGTTGTATGAAGATCAGGGCGTGACTCCGCTACAATATTACTTGTATGGCTTGGGTCTTGGTAACGGCTACCGTAACCGCGGATTCTTCAACATTGTCACGGGTGATATGGGACTTGACGATCGCGATGACTATGAACGCTTTGGTCAGTACAGAAACCGCCATGTCGATACGCTTGTATACCAGGGCAATTTCCGCCACTCCGTATCTCGTCAGTTCCAGGTGGGAACGGGCATTACGCTCCCGATTTGGGATATCGGTGTCACTGGCGATTTGCAGTGGAAACAAGACTTTGCGCAGGCTCGCGAATACCCGATGTACATTGATACGACTACGTTGTGGCCGAAGATTGGTGTCGGTGTGACTGTTCCGAACTTTGCTCAGAGAATTTCTTTCTTGAATGGATTCCGCAGCGTGTCGACTTTCCACCGCTTCGATTACTCTTACACGACAACGGTTCACCCGTTCCAGAGTGCCGAAGATTCTTGGGCGCATAGCATCAACTTTAACCCGCTTGTTCGTATTACGTTCTTGCTCCAGAACAGCATGCGCATTGAAAATAGCGTGCGCATGAAGATTGAAAGCACAGACAGACGCCCGAAGGAAGAAGTAATCAGTATTCCGAGTTGGCCGGATTCTACGGGTAGTATTCGCGATACGACGGAATACTTCTGGGAAATTCCATGGATTCATACGTCGCTGTATAACGACTTTATGTTCAATATCGGCGATGACTTCACGATTTCTTACCCGCTCAAGATAGACAAGGCGGTCAAGTTCTTCAAGTGGTTCTTCAAGTTCAAGAATTCTGTTGACTTGAAGCTGACGGCCGGTTACGACTACAAGAAGACTATCCGTAAGGAATATGACCCAGTAGAGGGTTACGACAAATGGAACAAGGAAAGCGGTACTGACGGAGTCTTTAAGCAGTGGAGCTTTGATGATGTCTTGTTCGCGGATAGACCGACAGAAGTCTATAGCCCGAAACTAGAATTGGTTGACAGAACGGTGCCTTCGCGTACGCATGAATGGTTTATTCGCCCGAGCGCAGGCTACCAATTCAACAAGATTGCATCGATGAGCAGTTACATTGAATACCGCCAGATTCACGAAAAACTGGATGACGAAACTCCGCACTTGCGCCAGATTCTGCAATTTGAAATTGCTTTGATGCTGAGGTTTGATTAG
- a CDS encoding S8 family serine peptidase: MRSKEVIAAAVMACCVASQAQLLEKYSDLPKEELLSQGQPVDRMDPQVRKFVNEHKSKKVVRKQVVKSDLLGRKGANKSASVKDSVVYMVNDGASERMRVRVGRLHKDFPKVKGYHAEIRYDEAKKKTVYYFNGKEVSASEFEAKEEKWKTAYAKKAGKITLPVVKNLTAEEIENEFNSSDDVTISPVRENKTIASKTYYNGDWWYTPDEMWNANGLKTYGHDKGYQGQNVGIYFSDGGCADPTYLGSSYQRLNCYYGVQSHATGVAQVLHSTAPSAKIYGMDWEDASGNDALTVSNPNAYNPRIMVGSHSWGYHSSDRAYDDNDYTLDAYVYNYRVSEFVAAGNKRSDDLTYNVNINARGFNTITVGASVPEKKNYGARNGYLLLDYSFYINPDMNGRGDGIAKPEVVNFTNFHFPGKTVEHFNGTSAATPFTAGMAAVLMSQRSAYRNNPELVKAQFIASEGLEVVNAEDIDYDDSRFTAHIPSYRLFTSAYNSIDYWPGQTQYEIFGTNANGTNVYKVKKENVQKGKRYRVAIAWMVPPTEFRATRVIPHDFDLAVYGAGLGSNGIRSQSLLNNFEVVDFVAKATGQAEIRIINYRNDYPNYPLYLAYSFVRVD, from the coding sequence ATGAGATCAAAAGAAGTTATTGCAGCTGCTGTAATGGCCTGCTGTGTTGCCTCTCAAGCACAATTGCTTGAAAAGTATAGTGACTTGCCAAAGGAAGAATTGCTGTCGCAGGGACAACCTGTTGATCGTATGGATCCGCAAGTTCGCAAGTTTGTGAATGAACACAAGTCTAAGAAGGTGGTCCGCAAACAGGTTGTTAAATCCGACCTTTTGGGCCGTAAGGGAGCCAACAAGAGTGCTAGTGTGAAGGACTCCGTGGTTTATATGGTGAATGATGGTGCGTCTGAAAGAATGCGTGTGCGTGTTGGTCGCTTGCATAAAGACTTTCCGAAGGTAAAGGGCTATCATGCTGAAATTCGCTATGATGAAGCAAAGAAAAAAACGGTTTATTATTTCAATGGAAAAGAAGTGAGTGCTTCTGAATTTGAAGCAAAAGAAGAAAAATGGAAAACGGCTTATGCCAAAAAAGCAGGTAAAATAACGCTGCCTGTTGTAAAAAATCTTACTGCAGAAGAAATTGAAAATGAATTTAATTCTTCTGATGATGTTACTATTTCCCCAGTTCGTGAAAACAAGACCATTGCTTCAAAAACATATTACAATGGAGATTGGTGGTATACTCCAGATGAAATGTGGAATGCAAATGGATTAAAAACTTACGGCCATGATAAAGGATATCAAGGACAAAATGTAGGAATCTATTTTTCTGATGGTGGGTGTGCCGATCCGACGTATTTGGGATCGTCCTACCAAAGACTAAATTGCTATTATGGTGTGCAAAGCCATGCAACAGGAGTAGCCCAGGTTCTTCATTCAACGGCGCCTAGCGCCAAAATATATGGCATGGATTGGGAAGATGCTTCTGGTAATGATGCTTTGACCGTGTCTAATCCCAATGCATATAATCCTAGAATTATGGTGGGCTCTCATTCTTGGGGCTATCATTCCAGTGATCGGGCGTATGATGATAACGATTATACGTTGGATGCCTATGTGTACAACTATCGCGTATCTGAGTTTGTTGCTGCGGGAAATAAGCGTAGTGATGACCTAACGTATAATGTAAATATAAATGCAAGAGGGTTTAATACCATTACGGTTGGTGCGTCTGTTCCTGAAAAAAAGAATTATGGCGCTCGTAATGGATATTTGCTGTTGGACTATTCTTTTTATATAAATCCTGATATGAATGGTCGCGGTGATGGCATTGCTAAACCTGAAGTTGTGAATTTTACAAATTTCCACTTCCCTGGTAAAACGGTAGAACATTTTAACGGAACAAGTGCGGCAACCCCGTTTACGGCTGGCATGGCTGCGGTATTGATGTCTCAGCGTTCAGCTTATAGAAATAACCCTGAATTGGTGAAAGCTCAGTTCATTGCATCTGAAGGTCTTGAAGTCGTGAACGCGGAAGATATTGACTATGATGATTCTCGTTTTACGGCGCACATTCCTTCGTATAGGTTGTTTACAAGTGCTTATAACAGCATTGATTATTGGCCTGGACAAACCCAGTACGAAATTTTTGGAACAAATGCTAATGGAACCAATGTGTATAAAGTTAAAAAGGAAAATGTTCAAAAGGGTAAACGCTATAGGGTTGCAATTGCGTGGATGGTGCCACCTACAGAGTTCCGTGCGACACGTGTAATTCCGCATGACTTTGACTTGGCTGTTTATGGAGCCGGTCTTGGTTCCAATGGCATTCGATCTCAGAGTTTGTTGAATAACTTTGAAGTTGTTGATTTTGTTGCAAAGGCTACTGGTCAGGCTGAGATTAGAATTATCAATTACAGGAATGATTATCCGAACTATCCGCTTTATTTGGCCTATAGCTTTGTGCGTGTTGACTAA